CCGCAAGCGGGAGATCAACGTCGCTCGCGAGCTGCGCCGCCACCTGTCGCTGCATGCGGCAGAATCGGCGGAAACCGAGCACTTGTTCGACGGCCTGTTCCGCGTTGCCTCAGCCGACGGCCGTATCCGCCCGCGGGAAAAAGCCGCGCTCGAACAGATCACGACCGAGCTCGGGCTGCCGCTGTCCCTGCTCAAGGCCCGTTTGACGGCCTGATCCGCCTGCCCTGATGGACGCCGCGCCCGTTGACTCGCGACGGGCACGTGCAAGGCCACCGCTTCGTGAACCTAGGGTGTGGTTGTCGGCGGCGCGACCGACGCGCCCGCGAGCCGTCCCATGAATTGCCGGTAATGGCGCAGTTCCGCGACCGAATCGCGGACGTCCGACAGCGCCGTGTGCGCCGATTCCTTTACAAAGCCCTTGGACACGTCCGGCGCCCAGCGTCGTGCCAGCTCCTTGATGGTGGAAACATCCATATTTCGATAATGGAAAAACCGCTCCAGCCGCGGCATCAGGCGGTACAGGAAACGCCGGTCCTGGCAGATCGAATTGCCGCACATCGGCGACTTGCCCGGCGGCACCCACTGGAGCAGGAAATCCACGGTCAGGGCTTCTGCGACGCCCATTTCGATGGTCGACTCCACCACCTTCTGCCACAGGCCGGACTTGCGGTGCTGATTGCGGTTCCAGTCGTCCATCGCCTCCAGGCGCTCGACCGGATGACGGATCGCGAACTCCGGTCCTTCCGCCAGGACATTGAGTTCCTTGTCGGTGACCAGTGTGGCGATCTCGAGAATGGAATCGTTGTCCGGATCAAGACCCGTCATTTCCAGGTCGATCCAGATCAGATTGTCCTCGGCCACTCGTCCTGTCGCGTTCATCGGTTTCCTTTGGCGTGATGCACGGGTCGCTCCATCCGCAACCGGTGTCGGGTCGCAGCGGTATTTTCGCCCCGAACCGCCTGTGCGGTATCCGGGGGCGGTCCTTCGATGGGGGCCGGACACGCGCTGCCGCACCTGCCGGCCTCGAGAAAGCCGGCAGTGACTGCGCGAACATGCCGCGACGGCGGCCCGGCGTGTCCCGCGGGGTGCGAATAATAGCTCGCCGGGCCAGAGTGCGCAGCGCGGCAAGGCCTTCCGTCGCCACCGCACCCTCCCGGCAACTGCCAAAGACCTGGCATCGGTACCGGGCGCTGGACGCGCGCCGACACCGCAGGAACACCGCAATTTGCGTCGGCAGGGGCCATCCTCAGATTGCAGCGGAAGAGCGCTCCGACTACCCTGGGGCCATCCCCAATACGAGCTCAGGGGTGGGGGAGTGAATCGCGTCTTGTTGCTGGAGCCATCGGCTACGCGTCGGCGTGCCCTGCGTTCCCTATTGATCGCCAAGGGTTTTGAGATTGCCGAGGTCGGTGAATTCGGCCAGGCGCTCGACGTCCTGCACCGCCTGGCCGATTCGGCCACCGGTATCAACGCCCTGGTTTTCGGCTGGCCCGGCATCGCAGACAGCCAGGCCGACGAGCTCCTCGCCCTGCTCCGCCAGGACGAATTCGAGCACCTGTGCGTGGTGCTGCTGGCGGACTCCAACGACGACAACGCTGTCAACTGGCTGATGAAGCGGCCGGGCTCGGCGCTGCTGCTGTGGAGCGACTACAGCGAATGCGGTGATGCCCTGGCCAAGCTGCTGGCGCCGGCGCCATCGGAGCGTCCCCACCTGGAAGTGGGCGGGCAATCGCATCTGCGTGTGCTGTTCGTCGACGATTCGGCCACCGTCCGCATCGCCTTCCGCCGGCTGCTGATGAAGCAGGGCTACCTGGTCGAGACCGCCGAAGATGTCGAGGACGGCTGGCGCAAGGCGCTTGCCTCGCCGTTCGATATTGCCATTGTGGACTATTTCATGCCGGGCGATCCTGGCCCCGTGCTGGTGCGACGCCTCAAGGAAGACCCGCGCACCAGCGGCATCCTGACGGCCACTATCACCGGCACGTATTCCGACCGCGTGATCAATGAATCGCTGGCGGCTGGTGCACTGGAGTGCCTGTTCAAGAGCGAAGCGCGCGAACTGTTCCTGGCGCGCCTGGGCTCCCTCGCCCGCGCCGTACAGGACCGCCAGTCCGTCGATGCGGAACGACGGCGCCTGCAAAGCATCCTCAGCTCGGTCGGTGACGGCGTATACGGGGTTGACCCGCGCGGCAACATCCAGTTCGTCAACCCCGCGGCCCTGGACATCCTGGGCTTTGACGAGGCCGCCGAGCTGATCGGACGCTCCGCCCACGAACTTTTCCACTATGCCTTCGAGGACGGTACGCCGATCCCGCGGGCCAGCTGTTTCCTGTCGCAGGCCTATGCACTGGGCAGCCAGGTGCCCGGCTGGCAATCCACGTTCTGGACCCGCGCGCGCCGCCCCCTGCCGGTGGAATGCACGGTCTATCCGCTCAACCTCGACGGGCGCTGCGAAGGTTCGGTCATCGCCTTCCGCGATATTTCCTCGCGCCGCATGCTCGAGGAGGAACTGCGCTGGCAGGCCAGCCACGATGCGCTCACCAAGCTCAAGAATCGCGCGTGGTTCGAGACCCAGCTGGAACAGGAAATCCTGCGTCTGCGCCGCAGCGACCAGCTCTCGCTGCTGCTGTTCCTTGATCTTGATCGCTTCAAGTACATCAATGACACGGCCGGGCACACCGCGGGCGATCACCTGCTCATCGACATGAGCCGGCGCCTGTCAGGGCGCCTGCGCGGATCGGACCATCTCGCCCGCATGGGCGGCGACGAGTACGCCGTCATCCTGCGCAACGTGAACATGGAGCGCATCACGCAGATTGCCGACGACTTCCGTCGCGCCATCGTCGGCACGCCGTTCGTCTATGGCGGCAAGAGCTACCGCGTCGGCGTCAGCATCGGCGTGGCGGTTCTGGACCAGCAGACGCCCTCGCGCACCGAGGCGATGTCCAACGCGGATATCGCCCTGCACATGGCCAAGCGCCATGGCCGCAACCAGGTGCACGTGTTCTCGCACGATGCCGACCAGCGCACGAAGATGGACCTGGAGCTGGGCTGGTCGGCGCGACTGGAAGAGGCCCTGCGGCTCGACCAGTTCGTGCTGTGCTACCAGCCGGTCCTGCCAATGTCGCAGATCGACTACGAATCCCTGCCCGACCAGCACGGCGCCCTGTGGGCGCGGCACATCCGTCGCAACAGCAGCCAGCGCGTGTTCTACGAAGCCCTCATCCGGCTACGCGAGGCCGATGGCAATCTGGTGGCCCCGGCCGCCTTCCTGCCCGCGGCGGAGCGTTTCAGCCTGGTCGGCGAGGTGGATCGCTGGGTGATCCGCAATGCACTCAAGGCGCTGCGCGAGTTCCAGTCGGCCGAGCCCCCCGTAGGCATCTCCATCAACATCTCCGCACAGTCGGTCAGCCAGCCGGATCTGGCGCGCTACATCACCGATCGCCTGGTCGAATTCGATGTCGATCCGCGCGCCGTGGTGTTCGAGATCACCGAAACCGGAGCACTCAACAATCTCGACGCCGCACGCAATCTCATCACCGAGCTGCGCACCTTCGGCTGCCGGTTCGCGCTGGATGATTTCGGCGTCGGTTTCTCCTCGTTCACGCACCTCAAGCACCTGGACGTGGACATGCTCAAGATCGACGGCTCCTTCACCCAGGGACTGCTGAGCGATCCGGTGGACCTGGCCGTCATCAGCGCCATCACCAGCATCGCGCACTCGGTGGGCAAGCTCACCGTGGCCGAGTATGTCGACCGTCCCGAGATCCTGCGCGCGCTGCGAAACTGCGGCGTGGACTTCGCGCAGGGCTTTTACGTCGGCCGGCCGAAGGCCGGCCTGCGCGCCGCCGGTGGCCAGCTCGAGATCGTCGGCGGCCACGACAATATCGCGGCCGCCGGGTAGCCCGATCAGCGTTGTTCGAAACCGTCGTAGAACAGGCGGTCCGGATCGCCGAAGGCTCGCAGTACTGCGGCGTCGTCCTGGCTTGTGCCCACGCGCAGCGCGTCGCCGGCCGCGAGGATATGGCCCGACGGTTCGACACTCAGCGCGAACGCCTCGTCCGTGAGTTCCGACAGACGGCCGACGGTTCGCCCCTGGCCGTCGCCGAACGCCGGATCGGCAAATCCATTCTCCTGCAGACGCACCACGAAGAAGTCGTTCTGCGGCGCGCCGCTCGCCGACGCCGTCGACGCGTACCCCGCGGCGACGATTTTCCCGTTGCCTTGTAACGCCAGGGCGCGCGGCTCGTCGTAATGGCTGATGGTGCTCAGCTTGACCAGGCTGCGGCCACCGTTGCCAAAGCCCGTGTCCGGCGCGCCGTTGGCCAGGTAGCGCAGGAACGTGAAGCCGCGATCGTTGGCCGTACCGACCACGACGATGCGTCCACTGCTATCAATTCGGGCACCGCGCAACACGGACGCGCCGGTGGTCTGTCCACCCGATGTGACCGAGCTGGTGGTGATGCGTCCGGTACCCGCGAAACTCGTATCCGGCTGACCGTCCCGGGTCAGCCGCGTGATGAAGGCCATGTTGCGGGAGTCGGTGTAACCCACC
This genomic stretch from Tahibacter amnicola harbors:
- the orn gene encoding oligoribonuclease; the protein is MNATGRVAEDNLIWIDLEMTGLDPDNDSILEIATLVTDKELNVLAEGPEFAIRHPVERLEAMDDWNRNQHRKSGLWQKVVESTIEMGVAEALTVDFLLQWVPPGKSPMCGNSICQDRRFLYRLMPRLERFFHYRNMDVSTIKELARRWAPDVSKGFVKESAHTALSDVRDSVAELRHYRQFMGRLAGASVAPPTTTP
- a CDS encoding two-component system response regulator; protein product: MNRVLLLEPSATRRRALRSLLIAKGFEIAEVGEFGQALDVLHRLADSATGINALVFGWPGIADSQADELLALLRQDEFEHLCVVLLADSNDDNAVNWLMKRPGSALLLWSDYSECGDALAKLLAPAPSERPHLEVGGQSHLRVLFVDDSATVRIAFRRLLMKQGYLVETAEDVEDGWRKALASPFDIAIVDYFMPGDPGPVLVRRLKEDPRTSGILTATITGTYSDRVINESLAAGALECLFKSEARELFLARLGSLARAVQDRQSVDAERRRLQSILSSVGDGVYGVDPRGNIQFVNPAALDILGFDEAAELIGRSAHELFHYAFEDGTPIPRASCFLSQAYALGSQVPGWQSTFWTRARRPLPVECTVYPLNLDGRCEGSVIAFRDISSRRMLEEELRWQASHDALTKLKNRAWFETQLEQEILRLRRSDQLSLLLFLDLDRFKYINDTAGHTAGDHLLIDMSRRLSGRLRGSDHLARMGGDEYAVILRNVNMERITQIADDFRRAIVGTPFVYGGKSYRVGVSIGVAVLDQQTPSRTEAMSNADIALHMAKRHGRNQVHVFSHDADQRTKMDLELGWSARLEEALRLDQFVLCYQPVLPMSQIDYESLPDQHGALWARHIRRNSSQRVFYEALIRLREADGNLVAPAAFLPAAERFSLVGEVDRWVIRNALKALREFQSAEPPVGISINISAQSVSQPDLARYITDRLVEFDVDPRAVVFEITETGALNNLDAARNLITELRTFGCRFALDDFGVGFSSFTHLKHLDVDMLKIDGSFTQGLLSDPVDLAVISAITSIAHSVGKLTVAEYVDRPEILRALRNCGVDFAQGFYVGRPKAGLRAAGGQLEIVGGHDNIAAAG